The DNA segment TTTTGTTTTTAAAATTTGCATTATACCCAGACACAGTAACATCCTAACTAAATAAAAATTTAGGCTTCAATAACCTTTACTATAAATTCAGGTTTTAATTTTGAAGAAAGCCTAATTATAACTTTATGTTCCCCTATTGTTTTAATAGATTTTACAAATTCAATCTGTTTTCTATCTACAACAATCTCTTTTTCTTTTAAAAGAGCAACAATTTCATCCGGACCAACGGAACCATAAAGTTTTCCTTCATGAGACTTTTCTTTAATAACCAAGTGCAAATTACTTATACGTTCTGCAAGCATAGCTATTTTGCTATTTAATATTTTTGCTTCAGTTTTTACTTTTACAAT comes from the Candidatus Dependentiae bacterium genome and includes:
- the rplI gene encoding 50S ribosomal protein L9; protein product: MNVYLLKDVESVGMAGSIVKVSDGFGQNFLIPRKLAVKVTDANTKFYENKIVKVKTEAKILNSKIAMLAERISNLHLVIKEKSHEGKLYGSVGPDEIVALLKEKEIVVDRKQIEFVKSIKTIGEHKVIIRLSSKLKPEFIVKVIEA